AATGTTGTAGCGACTTGCGATTATCGTATCAAGTCGATCGAAGTCGAGCCGGAGATAAGGGAAGAGGATTTTGAGATCATTCAAGATTTGATAATCGCGGGGATAAATGAAGCACTGGCAGAAGTAGCAAAGAAGAGAGATGAAGAAACTGCTCGAATTACGGGAGGACTCAATCTACCGGACAATATACTTTAGGAGGTGTAACAGATGCACAGAGTAGCAATCAACGGTTTTGGGAGAATTGGCAGACTTGTTTTTAGAGAGATGGTGAAGCGCGGGGAATTTGAAATCGTTGCAATCAATGATCTGACAGATGCCGCAACTCTTGCTCATCTTCTCAAATATGATTCAGTTCACGGAAGGTTCAAAGGTTCAGTTGAGGCTAAGGAAGGAGCTATTGTAGTAAATGGCAAAGAAGTCAAAGTCTTCTCCGAAAAGAACCCCGCAAATCTTCCCTGGAAAGATCTCGGTGTCGAACTGGTAATTGAGGCTACAGGAGTTTTCAGAAACAAAGAGA
The genomic region above belongs to Mesotoga infera and contains:
- a CDS encoding YbaB/EbfC family nucleoid-associated protein, whose protein sequence is MAKKFRGLGGRNYGGSKKGSNMGELLKQAQKAQEEMENLEDTFKTIEVAASAGGGAINVVATCDYRIKSIEVEPEIREEDFEIIQDLIIAGINEALAEVAKKRDEETARITGGLNLPDNIL